In one Halorubrum sp. CBA1229 genomic region, the following are encoded:
- a CDS encoding energy-coupling factor transporter transmembrane protein EcfT, whose product MTLSYAPGDSLAHRLDPRSKLLAQAGFAAAAYAYTTPGGLAALTLLAVGFLRLAGGDLRDVWTYRFALPVLALAPLVAGATLGAPWFRPDRAATTGLASYRVLLILIVAAGYVRSTPVRDSRAALQRTVPGRAGQFLGVGVALVFRFLPLLKRDLLTAREAIRARGGDALPVRDRVRLVAVAGINRAFGRADRLGTALNARCFAWNPTLPRLALGRTDAVALGVGVGLFAAALVAVP is encoded by the coding sequence GTGACGCTCTCGTACGCGCCCGGCGACTCGCTCGCCCACCGGCTCGACCCGCGGTCGAAGCTGCTCGCGCAGGCCGGGTTCGCGGCCGCGGCGTACGCGTACACGACCCCCGGCGGGCTCGCGGCGCTCACCCTCCTCGCGGTCGGGTTCCTGCGGCTCGCTGGGGGCGACCTCCGCGACGTGTGGACCTACCGGTTCGCGCTTCCGGTACTCGCCCTCGCGCCCCTCGTGGCGGGCGCGACGCTCGGCGCGCCGTGGTTCCGCCCCGACCGCGCCGCGACCACGGGGCTCGCGAGCTACCGGGTCCTGCTGATCCTGATCGTCGCGGCGGGGTACGTCCGGTCGACGCCGGTCCGCGACTCCCGGGCGGCGCTCCAGCGGACGGTTCCCGGGAGGGCGGGGCAGTTCCTCGGCGTGGGCGTCGCGCTCGTGTTCCGGTTCCTCCCCCTGCTGAAGCGGGACTTGCTGACCGCGCGTGAAGCGATCCGCGCGCGCGGCGGCGACGCGCTCCCGGTTCGGGACCGGGTGCGGCTCGTCGCCGTCGCCGGGATCAACCGGGCGTTCGGCCGGGCGGACCGGCTCGGGACCGCGCTGAACGCGCGCTGTTTCGCGTGGAACCCGACCCTCCCGCGGCTGGCGCTCGGGCGAACGGACGCGGTCGCGCTGGGGGTCGGGGTCGGCCTGTTCGCGGCCGCCCTCGTGGCCGTTCCCTGA
- a CDS encoding phosphoenolpyruvate hydrolase family protein produces MKFDRSETLDRLESVVADGDPVIGAGAGTGLSAKFAERGGVDLLIIYNSGRYRMNGRGSLAGLLPYGDANEIVVEMGHEVIPVVEDTPVLAGVNGTDPFREMSVFIEELKRQGFSGVQNFPTVGLIDEDSDFRRNLEETGMGYDREVEMIREASERGMVTCPYVFTEDQAREMVRAGADVVVSHMGLTTSGDIGAETALDLETAAERVQAHCDAAKSVDEDVMVICHGGPIAWPDDARYVLEHTDDVVGFFGASSIERLPTEEAIEEQAREFKEIDPR; encoded by the coding sequence ATGAAATTCGACCGATCGGAGACGCTCGACCGACTCGAATCAGTCGTCGCGGACGGCGACCCCGTGATCGGCGCCGGCGCGGGGACGGGGCTCTCGGCGAAATTCGCCGAGCGGGGCGGCGTCGACCTGCTCATCATCTACAACTCCGGACGCTACCGGATGAACGGGCGGGGGTCGCTGGCCGGGCTGCTCCCGTACGGCGACGCCAACGAGATCGTCGTCGAAATGGGTCACGAGGTGATCCCGGTCGTGGAGGACACGCCGGTGCTCGCGGGAGTCAACGGGACCGATCCGTTCCGTGAGATGAGCGTGTTCATCGAAGAACTCAAGCGGCAGGGGTTCTCGGGCGTCCAGAACTTCCCGACCGTGGGCCTCATCGACGAAGACAGCGACTTCCGACGGAATCTGGAAGAGACCGGGATGGGGTACGATCGGGAGGTCGAGATGATCCGCGAGGCCAGCGAGCGCGGAATGGTAACGTGTCCGTACGTCTTCACCGAGGACCAAGCCCGCGAGATGGTACGCGCCGGCGCGGACGTCGTCGTCTCGCACATGGGGCTGACCACCTCCGGCGACATCGGCGCCGAGACGGCGCTGGACCTGGAGACGGCCGCCGAGCGCGTCCAGGCCCACTGCGACGCCGCCAAATCGGTCGACGAGGACGTGATGGTTATCTGTCACGGCGGACCGATCGCCTGGCCCGACGACGCCCGGTACGTGCTCGAACACACCGACGACGTCGTCGGCTTCTTCGGCGCCTCCAGCATCGAGCGGCTCCCCACCGAGGAGGCGATAGAGGAGCAGGCCCGCGAGTTCAAGGAGATCGATCCGCGATGA
- a CDS encoding Tm-1-like ATP-binding domain-containing protein gives MSVVIVGTLDTKGEEIGFARDVLRAQGVDVHVVDVGVMGEPEFEPDTGADAVAAAADASLDRLREAADRGEAIDAMGEGAAAVVSRMHEAGELDGVLGLGGSGNTSVATAAMRALPVGVPKLMVSTMASGDTEPYVGATDIAMLYSVADVEGLNQLSRRVIANAALAMVGMVANDPDVEVEERPTIGITMFGVTTPCVQTAREHLEEWGYETIVFHATGTGGRAMENLVAEGVIDGVLDVTTTEWADELVGGVLSAGPDRLDAAGEAGIPQVVSTGALDMVNFGPRDSVPERFEGRQFHVHNPQVTLMRTTPEECAELGEIIAEKLNAATGPTALALPLGGVSMLDVAGEAFHDPETDAALFDALRRGVDDDVEVIEVDADVNDDAFARAVAEKLDEYMREAGVAPE, from the coding sequence ATGAGCGTCGTCATCGTCGGCACCCTCGACACCAAAGGCGAGGAGATCGGGTTCGCCCGGGACGTCCTCCGCGCCCAGGGCGTCGACGTCCACGTGGTCGACGTCGGAGTGATGGGCGAGCCTGAGTTCGAGCCGGACACGGGGGCCGACGCTGTCGCCGCGGCCGCTGACGCGTCCCTCGACCGGCTCCGCGAGGCGGCCGACCGCGGCGAGGCCATCGACGCGATGGGCGAGGGCGCGGCCGCCGTGGTCTCGCGCATGCACGAGGCCGGCGAACTCGACGGCGTGTTGGGGCTCGGCGGGTCCGGAAACACCTCGGTCGCGACGGCGGCGATGCGCGCGCTCCCGGTCGGGGTTCCGAAGCTGATGGTCTCGACGATGGCCTCCGGCGACACCGAGCCCTACGTCGGCGCCACGGACATCGCGATGCTGTACTCCGTCGCCGACGTCGAGGGGCTCAATCAGCTCTCCCGACGGGTCATCGCCAACGCGGCGCTCGCGATGGTCGGGATGGTCGCGAACGACCCCGACGTCGAGGTCGAGGAGCGCCCAACGATCGGGATCACGATGTTCGGCGTGACCACCCCGTGCGTCCAGACCGCCCGCGAGCACCTCGAAGAGTGGGGCTACGAGACGATCGTCTTCCACGCGACCGGGACGGGCGGTCGCGCCATGGAGAACCTCGTGGCGGAGGGCGTCATCGACGGCGTGCTCGACGTTACCACGACGGAGTGGGCCGACGAACTCGTCGGGGGTGTGCTCTCGGCCGGGCCGGACCGCCTCGACGCGGCCGGGGAGGCGGGGATCCCGCAGGTCGTCTCGACCGGCGCGCTCGATATGGTGAACTTCGGTCCGCGCGACTCCGTTCCCGAGCGGTTCGAAGGGCGTCAGTTCCACGTTCACAACCCGCAGGTGACGCTGATGCGAACGACCCCCGAGGAGTGCGCCGAGCTCGGCGAGATCATCGCCGAGAAGCTGAACGCCGCGACCGGCCCGACCGCGCTCGCGCTTCCACTCGGCGGCGTCTCGATGCTCGACGTGGCCGGCGAGGCGTTCCACGACCCCGAGACGGACGCGGCGCTGTTCGACGCGCTCCGGCGCGGCGTCGACGACGACGTCGAGGTGATCGAGGTGGACGCCGACGTCAACGACGACGCGTTCGCCCGGGCCGTCGCCGAAAAGCTCGACGAGTACATGCGAGAGGCCGGAGTGGCGCCGGAGTGA
- a CDS encoding (Fe-S)-binding protein gives MTPLQAATRETFWTIGPVGKAAFYWLAAVAILVFCYGVYARFAAYARGSADPRNRLSDLPSRTVEATRTVLSNENQFDGDAYTGVMHTFVLWGFLTLLVATTILGFDIDVYRPIAGESFWVGDFYLAYQFVVDAFGLLFVVGVGMAMVRRYRERDGRLWGKHTSLEDDAFVWTLFLLGVGGFVVQALGIVGQPARADETVSFVGMAMAAGFRWAGLTPGGAESIYAVVWWSHSLLAFAFIAWIPYAKPFHMISSFANVVARDEKAGARLPNVPADLDHTNAESIEDFTWKELMDGDACTKCGRCTDACPADTVGRNLDPRDVILDLKAYRESVTDDPVAGSGGGEAVATDGGRAADDAATDGGVASADGGTVPIVADEGGVIASESMESCMSCMACMDACPVDIEHLTSFTKLNRQLVDEGAVDSNLQDVFQDVMQKGNTFGESQSARGDWADELDDAVEVPDARETEVEYLWYVGDYPSFDDRNKKVARALARLFEEADVSFGILFDDEKTDGNDIRRIGEEFLYLELAGHHVETFADCEFDSIVCTDPHSYNTIKNEYPEVDFAEFADDPMMPFDREEPWNADGEVDVRHWTQVVEELVDEGRLGLSGGELDYTVTYHDPCHLGRYNDEYEAPRELIRATGADLYEMPRSHDDSFCCGGGGGGLWTEHEEDVKPSEERLREAVEDTDAGGAIEKFVVACPMCTTMFEDGRKTGDFEDDVEIVDVAELLIEAVEAGSN, from the coding sequence ATGACTCCGCTGCAGGCGGCCACCCGGGAGACGTTCTGGACGATCGGTCCGGTGGGGAAGGCCGCGTTCTACTGGCTCGCCGCGGTCGCGATCCTCGTGTTCTGCTACGGCGTGTACGCCCGGTTCGCCGCGTACGCCCGCGGGAGCGCGGACCCCCGCAACCGGCTGTCGGACCTCCCGTCGCGGACCGTTGAGGCGACGCGGACCGTGCTCTCGAACGAGAACCAGTTCGACGGGGACGCGTACACCGGCGTGATGCACACGTTCGTGCTGTGGGGCTTCCTCACCCTGCTCGTCGCGACGACGATCCTCGGGTTCGACATCGACGTCTACCGCCCGATCGCGGGCGAGTCGTTCTGGGTGGGCGACTTCTACCTGGCCTACCAGTTCGTCGTCGACGCGTTCGGCCTGCTGTTCGTCGTCGGCGTCGGCATGGCCATGGTCCGCCGCTACCGCGAGCGCGACGGGCGGCTGTGGGGGAAACACACCTCGCTGGAGGACGACGCGTTCGTCTGGACCCTCTTCCTGCTCGGCGTCGGCGGCTTCGTCGTGCAGGCGCTCGGCATCGTCGGCCAGCCGGCGCGCGCCGACGAGACGGTGAGCTTCGTCGGGATGGCGATGGCGGCCGGGTTCCGGTGGGCCGGGCTGACGCCCGGCGGCGCCGAGTCGATCTACGCCGTTGTCTGGTGGAGCCACTCGCTGCTCGCGTTCGCGTTCATCGCGTGGATCCCGTACGCGAAGCCGTTCCACATGATCTCCTCGTTCGCGAACGTCGTCGCCCGCGACGAGAAGGCCGGCGCCCGGCTGCCGAACGTCCCGGCCGACCTCGACCACACGAACGCCGAGTCCATCGAGGACTTCACCTGGAAGGAGCTGATGGACGGCGACGCCTGCACGAAGTGCGGGCGGTGTACCGACGCCTGTCCGGCCGACACGGTCGGTCGAAACCTCGACCCGCGGGACGTCATCCTCGATTTAAAAGCGTACCGCGAGTCCGTCACCGACGACCCGGTGGCGGGGAGCGGCGGCGGGGAAGCGGTGGCGACCGATGGTGGCCGCGCAGCCGACGACGCGGCCACCGATGGCGGCGTCGCGAGCGCAGACGGCGGCACCGTCCCAATCGTCGCCGACGAGGGCGGCGTCATCGCCAGCGAGTCGATGGAGTCCTGTATGTCCTGTATGGCCTGTATGGACGCCTGCCCGGTCGACATCGAGCACCTCACCTCGTTCACGAAGCTGAACCGCCAGCTCGTCGACGAGGGCGCGGTCGACTCGAACCTCCAGGACGTGTTCCAGGACGTGATGCAGAAGGGGAACACCTTCGGCGAGTCGCAGTCGGCCCGCGGCGACTGGGCGGACGAACTGGACGACGCCGTCGAGGTCCCGGACGCCCGCGAGACGGAGGTGGAGTACCTCTGGTACGTCGGCGACTACCCGAGTTTCGACGATCGGAATAAAAAGGTCGCCCGCGCGCTCGCCCGCCTGTTCGAGGAGGCCGACGTGTCGTTCGGCATCCTCTTCGACGACGAGAAGACGGACGGCAACGACATCCGCCGGATCGGCGAGGAGTTCCTCTACCTCGAACTGGCGGGCCACCACGTCGAGACGTTCGCGGACTGCGAGTTCGACTCGATCGTCTGTACCGACCCGCACTCGTACAACACCATCAAAAACGAGTACCCCGAGGTCGACTTCGCGGAGTTCGCGGACGACCCGATGATGCCGTTCGACCGCGAGGAGCCGTGGAACGCCGACGGCGAGGTCGACGTGCGCCACTGGACGCAGGTGGTCGAGGAGTTAGTCGACGAGGGGCGACTCGGCCTGTCGGGCGGCGAGCTCGACTACACCGTCACCTACCACGACCCCTGTCACCTCGGCCGGTACAACGACGAGTACGAGGCGCCCCGCGAGCTGATCCGGGCGACCGGCGCCGACCTCTACGAGATGCCGCGCTCGCACGACGATTCCTTCTGCTGCGGCGGCGGCGGGGGCGGGCTCTGGACCGAACACGAGGAGGACGTGAAGCCGAGCGAGGAGCGCCTCCGCGAGGCGGTCGAGGACACCGACGCTGGCGGGGCAATCGAGAAGTTCGTCGTCGCCTGCCCGATGTGCACGACGATGTTCGAGGACGGTCGGAAGACCGGCGACTTCGAGGACGACGTGGAGATCGTCGACGTCGCGGAGCTGCTGATCGAGGCGGTGGAGGCTGGATCGAATTAA
- a CDS encoding PstS family phosphate ABC transporter substrate-binding protein encodes MASSHDAETEGITRRKSLAALAGVGALGLAGCTQSSGDGSDGGDDGLSGSINIAGSSTVFPLMSAIAEDFAAEHDQLSIDISSTGSGGGFSNYFCVGDTDFNNASREIQPAEEELCEENGVEYIELIAATDALTVVVNPEADWIDSLTIEELATIWEEDAVETWDEVRDEFPNEEIERFGAADTSGTYDYFIEAILEDRGHTSDYQATEQDNSIAQGVSGSEYAIGYFGFAYYFQNPDQLKALGIDDGDGPVEPSLETASSGEYTPLSRPLFTYPSIESLGKEHVAEFARYFVEQTTNEDLVAGDVGYVPATEETQEEQMELLEDAIERAQE; translated from the coding sequence ATGGCATCAAGCCACGACGCGGAGACTGAGGGGATCACGCGGCGGAAATCGCTTGCGGCGCTCGCCGGTGTCGGGGCCCTCGGTCTCGCCGGCTGTACGCAGAGCTCCGGAGACGGTTCCGACGGCGGAGACGACGGCCTCTCGGGCTCGATCAACATCGCCGGCTCCTCGACCGTTTTCCCGCTGATGAGCGCGATCGCGGAGGACTTCGCCGCCGAGCACGACCAGCTCTCGATCGACATCAGCTCGACGGGTTCGGGCGGCGGGTTCTCGAACTACTTCTGTGTCGGCGACACCGACTTCAACAACGCGAGCCGAGAGATCCAGCCCGCAGAGGAGGAGCTCTGCGAGGAGAACGGCGTCGAGTACATCGAGCTCATCGCGGCGACGGACGCGCTCACGGTCGTCGTCAACCCCGAGGCCGATTGGATCGACTCGCTCACCATCGAGGAGTTGGCGACGATCTGGGAGGAGGACGCCGTCGAGACCTGGGACGAGGTCCGCGACGAGTTCCCGAACGAGGAGATCGAGCGGTTCGGCGCCGCCGACACCTCCGGGACGTACGACTACTTCATCGAGGCCATCTTAGAGGACCGCGGTCACACCAGCGACTACCAAGCGACCGAGCAGGACAACTCGATCGCGCAGGGGGTCTCGGGCAGCGAGTACGCGATCGGCTACTTCGGCTTCGCGTACTACTTCCAGAACCCCGACCAGCTCAAGGCGCTCGGGATCGACGACGGCGACGGTCCGGTCGAGCCCAGCCTCGAGACGGCGTCCAGCGGCGAGTACACTCCCCTCTCCCGGCCGCTGTTCACCTACCCGTCGATCGAGTCGCTCGGGAAGGAGCACGTCGCCGAGTTCGCCCGGTACTTCGTCGAGCAGACGACGAACGAGGACCTCGTCGCCGGCGACGTCGGGTACGTGCCCGCGACCGAGGAGACCCAGGAGGAGCAGATGGAGCTCCTCGAAGACGCCATCGAGCGGGCGCAGGAGTAA
- the pstC gene encoding phosphate ABC transporter permease subunit PstC: MTDSTESPDLQRRSGLRRLKEGTYGGLFAACAAITLLTTVAIFVTLLSDAVVFFQEIPITEFLTGTNWSPNPAGGGQSFGIIPLLIGTLVVTITAAFIALPVGTLTAIYLSEYATPNARSILKPLLEILAGIPTVVYGYFALVYVTPALKATLFPEMSTFNALSASIMVGIMTIPMVSSISEDAMSAVPDDLRQAGYGLGATKFEVSTGIVVPASISGIASSYILAVSRAIGETMIVVVAMGAQARMPTVREAAFGIPIVNPADVLLDSGMTITVAMVQIAGGDLTGGSIPYDSMFALGLTLFVVTLVMNVISDIIAQRYREEY, encoded by the coding sequence GTGACAGATAGTACCGAGAGCCCCGATCTCCAGCGGCGGAGCGGGCTCAGACGACTGAAGGAGGGAACCTACGGCGGGCTCTTCGCCGCGTGCGCGGCGATCACCCTGCTCACGACGGTGGCGATCTTCGTGACGCTGCTGTCGGACGCGGTGGTGTTCTTCCAAGAGATCCCGATAACCGAGTTCCTGACCGGCACCAACTGGAGCCCGAACCCGGCCGGCGGCGGGCAGTCGTTCGGCATTATCCCCCTGCTGATCGGGACGCTCGTCGTGACGATCACGGCGGCGTTCATCGCGCTCCCCGTGGGGACGTTGACGGCGATCTACCTCAGCGAGTACGCGACGCCGAACGCGCGGTCGATACTGAAGCCGCTCTTAGAGATCCTCGCCGGTATTCCGACGGTCGTGTACGGCTACTTCGCGCTGGTGTACGTCACGCCGGCGCTGAAGGCGACGCTGTTCCCGGAGATGAGCACCTTCAACGCGCTCTCGGCGTCGATCATGGTCGGTATCATGACGATCCCGATGGTGTCGTCCATCTCCGAGGACGCGATGAGCGCGGTCCCGGACGACCTCCGGCAGGCCGGCTACGGACTCGGGGCGACGAAGTTCGAGGTGTCGACCGGGATCGTGGTCCCGGCCTCCATCTCGGGGATCGCCTCTTCGTACATCCTCGCGGTGTCCCGCGCCATCGGCGAGACGATGATCGTCGTCGTCGCGATGGGCGCGCAGGCGCGGATGCCGACGGTCAGAGAGGCCGCCTTCGGGATCCCGATCGTCAACCCCGCCGACGTCCTCTTGGACTCCGGGATGACGATCACCGTCGCCATGGTGCAGATCGCCGGCGGGGACCTCACGGGCGGGTCGATCCCGTACGACTCGATGTTCGCGCTCGGACTCACGCTGTTCGTGGTGACGCTCGTCATGAACGTGATCAGTGATATTATCGCACAGCGGTACCGGGAGGAGTACTGA
- the pstA gene encoding phosphate ABC transporter permease PstA has translation MATDTENANVGGFGEVSRVRGAVFEYLSLGASVVGLVALGVLLVYVTIDAFDLASASPEWLLTYFVTLVVPFLAFCLYSVSDPAVTRRSLVALGGGLVAVASIFTAIEAFVASIPRLTWQLAYLFVVAMPVAAYLAYVGSRGRVGAVGFGLVGRLVGGIAIGLAVGTLFLVFDPLVWFLAYTLGVFPAAALYAYGRWRPAPRAATAAIPVGVVGLVVAVVLRGVVTTYPSDLIIYLWTLAVPIAVAGGIVVAGRGSRTAAVAAGGVPLAVATAGGFLAGSVGIPGPTALIVLVVTGVPTLVYVHRAIDVGEGLVGLALPVLLVGGALVGAFLVEAFGFPAPNPWLDAGFVTEAPSRTAAEAGLYPAIVGSVIIIALVAVLSFVLGVGTSVFLEEYTAGSGLVGSLTRLLQVNIANLAAIPSVVYGLLGLGLFANLLGFGLGTALTASLTLSLLILPITIISAQEAIRSVPDDLRQGSDAMGATRWQTTKNVVLPEALPGILTGTILALGRAIGETAPLIMIGAATTVFSAPDSLFSRLSAMPMQIYAWANFPQAEFRYGVVAAGVITLLIILIGMNGTAILLRNRAERGN, from the coding sequence ATGGCGACGGACACCGAAAACGCGAACGTTGGCGGGTTCGGCGAGGTGAGCCGGGTCCGCGGAGCCGTCTTCGAGTACCTCTCGCTGGGCGCGAGCGTGGTCGGCCTCGTCGCGCTCGGCGTGCTGCTCGTCTACGTCACGATCGACGCCTTCGACCTGGCGAGCGCCAGTCCGGAGTGGCTGCTGACGTACTTCGTCACCCTCGTCGTTCCCTTCCTCGCGTTCTGCCTGTACAGCGTGAGCGACCCGGCGGTGACCCGGCGGTCCCTCGTCGCACTCGGCGGGGGGCTCGTCGCCGTCGCGTCGATTTTTACCGCGATCGAGGCGTTCGTCGCGTCGATCCCGCGGCTCACCTGGCAGCTCGCGTACCTCTTCGTCGTCGCCATGCCGGTCGCGGCGTACCTCGCGTACGTCGGCAGCCGCGGCCGGGTCGGCGCCGTCGGCTTCGGGCTGGTGGGCCGGCTCGTCGGCGGGATCGCGATCGGCCTCGCCGTGGGGACGCTGTTCTTAGTGTTCGACCCGCTGGTGTGGTTCCTCGCGTACACGCTCGGGGTGTTCCCGGCCGCGGCGCTGTACGCGTACGGCCGTTGGCGGCCGGCGCCGCGGGCGGCGACCGCCGCGATCCCCGTCGGCGTCGTCGGTCTGGTCGTCGCCGTGGTCCTCCGCGGCGTTGTCACCACGTACCCCTCCGACCTCATCATCTACCTCTGGACGCTCGCGGTCCCGATCGCGGTCGCCGGGGGAATCGTCGTCGCCGGCCGGGGGAGCCGGACCGCTGCGGTCGCCGCCGGCGGCGTCCCGCTCGCCGTCGCGACCGCGGGCGGCTTCCTCGCCGGGAGCGTCGGGATCCCCGGACCCACCGCGCTGATCGTGCTCGTCGTGACGGGCGTGCCGACCCTCGTCTACGTCCACCGCGCGATCGACGTCGGCGAGGGACTCGTCGGGCTGGCGCTGCCGGTCCTCCTCGTCGGTGGCGCGCTCGTCGGCGCGTTCCTCGTCGAGGCGTTCGGCTTCCCGGCGCCGAACCCGTGGCTCGACGCCGGGTTCGTCACCGAGGCGCCGTCGCGGACCGCGGCCGAAGCCGGGCTGTATCCGGCGATCGTCGGCTCGGTGATCATCATCGCGCTGGTCGCGGTGCTGTCGTTCGTGCTCGGCGTGGGGACCTCCGTCTTCTTAGAGGAGTACACGGCGGGGAGCGGCCTCGTCGGGTCGCTGACGCGGCTGCTTCAGGTGAACATCGCGAACCTCGCCGCCATCCCGTCGGTCGTGTACGGGCTGCTCGGACTGGGGCTGTTCGCGAACCTGCTCGGGTTCGGGCTCGGGACCGCGTTGACGGCCTCGCTGACACTGTCGCTCCTGATATTGCCGATCACGATCATCTCGGCGCAGGAGGCGATCCGGTCGGTCCCGGACGACCTGCGCCAGGGGTCGGACGCGATGGGCGCGACGCGCTGGCAGACGACGAAGAACGTCGTCCTCCCGGAGGCGTTACCCGGGATTCTGACCGGGACGATCCTCGCGCTCGGTCGGGCGATCGGCGAGACCGCGCCGCTCATTATGATCGGGGCGGCGACGACGGTGTTCAGCGCGCCGGACAGCCTCTTCAGTCGGCTGAGTGCGATGCCGATGCAGATCTACGCGTGGGCGAACTTCCCGCAGGCGGAGTTCCGGTACGGCGTCGTCGCGGCCGGCGTTATCACGCTGCTGATCATCCTCATCGGCATGAACGGAACGGCGATACTGCTGCGGAACCGCGCGGAACGGGGGAACTAA
- the pstB gene encoding phosphate ABC transporter ATP-binding protein PstB — MSNTETEASDSLITTDVETGSNGRTAETGGTAVAARDLDVFYGDEQAIDDVSIEIPEKRVTALIGPSGCGKSTFLRCINRMNDMIEVCRVEGDVEFGGKNVYDDDVDPVALRRKIGMVFQKPNPFPKSIRDNVAYGLKIQGFDGDVDERVEESLKAAALWDEVNDQLDSSGLDLSGGQQQRLCIARAIAPDPEVVLMDEPTSALDPVAASKIEDLIDDLAEEYTVIIVTHNMQQAARISDRTAVFLTGGRLVEYDDTTKIFEDPEEQRVEDYITGKFG, encoded by the coding sequence ATGAGTAACACCGAAACAGAAGCGAGCGACTCGCTCATCACGACGGACGTAGAGACCGGATCGAACGGCCGAACGGCGGAGACCGGGGGGACCGCAGTCGCCGCGCGCGACCTGGACGTCTTCTACGGCGACGAACAGGCGATCGACGACGTGTCGATCGAGATCCCCGAGAAGCGGGTGACCGCGCTGATCGGCCCCTCGGGCTGCGGCAAGTCGACGTTCCTCCGGTGTATCAACCGGATGAACGACATGATCGAGGTCTGCCGGGTCGAGGGCGACGTGGAGTTCGGCGGGAAGAACGTGTACGACGACGACGTCGACCCGGTCGCCTTACGCCGGAAGATCGGGATGGTGTTCCAGAAGCCGAACCCGTTCCCGAAGTCCATCCGCGACAACGTCGCGTACGGCCTCAAGATCCAGGGGTTCGACGGCGACGTCGACGAGCGCGTCGAGGAGTCGCTGAAGGCCGCCGCGCTGTGGGACGAGGTGAACGACCAGCTCGATTCGTCGGGGCTCGACCTCTCCGGCGGACAACAACAGCGGCTCTGTATCGCCCGCGCCATCGCGCCTGACCCGGAAGTGGTCCTGATGGACGAGCCGACCTCGGCGCTCGACCCCGTGGCGGCCTCGAAGATCGAGGACCTCATCGACGACCTCGCGGAGGAGTACACCGTCATCATCGTCACGCACAACATGCAGCAGGCGGCGCGCATCTCCGACCGGACCGCCGTCTTCCTCACGGGCGGGCGGCTCGTCGAGTACGACGACACCACCAAGATCTTCGAGGACCCCGAGGAACAGCGCGTCGAGGACTACATCACGGGGAAGTTCGGGTAG